The following proteins are co-located in the Amycolatopsis tolypomycina genome:
- a CDS encoding SDR family oxidoreductase, whose product MTDLPLALVTGASRGIGAAVAHQLSPTHRLLLGGRDADALAALAKELPGAKPWPVELTDPASLASAVADITALDVLVHSAGVARLGRIEDASASAWRDNFEVNTLAVVELTRLLLPALRAAGGHVVVINSGAGLNARPGWSPYAASKFAVRAFADALREEEPRIRVTSVYPGRTDTEMQQEIFAGEGREYDTSHLLKADSVATAVVTAVSATPDAHPTEVILRPR is encoded by the coding sequence ATGACGGATCTCCCCCTGGCCCTGGTGACCGGCGCATCCCGCGGAATCGGCGCGGCGGTCGCCCACCAGCTGTCCCCGACGCACCGCCTGCTCCTCGGCGGCCGCGACGCCGACGCACTGGCTGCGCTGGCGAAGGAGCTCCCGGGCGCGAAGCCGTGGCCGGTGGAACTGACGGACCCGGCATCCCTGGCGTCGGCGGTCGCGGACATCACGGCACTGGACGTCCTGGTCCACTCGGCGGGCGTGGCGCGGCTGGGCCGCATCGAGGACGCCTCGGCGTCGGCGTGGCGAGACAACTTCGAGGTCAACACCCTGGCGGTGGTCGAGCTGACCCGCCTCCTGCTCCCGGCGCTGCGCGCGGCGGGCGGCCACGTGGTGGTGATCAACTCGGGAGCGGGCCTGAACGCCCGCCCGGGCTGGTCCCCGTACGCGGCGAGCAAGTTCGCGGTCCGCGCCTTCGCCGACGCCCTCCGCGAGGAGGAGCCGCGGATCCGCGTGACGTCGGTGTACCCGGGCCGCACGGACACGGAGATGCAGCAGGAGATCTTCGCCGGCGAAGGCCGCGAGTACGACACGTCGCACCTGCTGAAGGCGGACTCGGTGGCCACCGCGGTGGTGACGGCGGTGTCGGCCACCCCGGACGCCCACCCGACGGAGGTCATCCTCCGGCCGCGCTGA
- a CDS encoding SdrD B-like domain-containing protein, translating to MIFSRRTAAVAVAAIAAAVVPASASVAEDAPPVCGGLAANPSVELAARNGAPDGYVFAPAAPVPPGTPAAKVPKLLTAPDFAVDGQRAAFLQTPDGKTSTAYQTERFVPGGVYTLSVWTAARAPRYEPATGLRFYDATGTQIQETKLVADHYEGDGTLVRQEFPAATAPAKATAVKFFATSTLDRLHWDCLDLQLAAYSVKKEVQNPATGAWASFATVTAGETAHYRITVTNEGTQDLTGITVQDPWCATSFAPFPLAPGANRQLTCDHPDLTVADNGHVNTAKVTGVHHPGGTLGDKTASATITVLPPPAIAKIGDFVWADRNRDGLQDPDEPGVAGVKVTLKDGAGGTVGTTATDDKGKYGFEKLKDGTYQVCFAVPADFTVTRRDAGSEDRDSDAGPDGCTAPRTVGGPSHEDFAADLGLLSPTNRIGDFAWADTNGDGRQDAGEPGLAGVKVVLKDASGKEVSSLVTGPDGSYAFDGLEDGTYQVCFTADGHHPTAKDTGDDTGDSDADPASGCADPRPLGPGKREDRTVDAGFAATVRA from the coding sequence GTGATCTTCTCGCGACGCACGGCGGCGGTGGCGGTGGCGGCGATCGCGGCGGCGGTCGTGCCCGCTTCGGCGTCCGTCGCCGAGGACGCGCCGCCGGTCTGCGGCGGGCTCGCGGCGAACCCGAGCGTCGAGCTCGCGGCGCGAAACGGCGCTCCGGACGGGTACGTGTTCGCCCCGGCCGCCCCGGTCCCGCCCGGCACACCGGCCGCGAAGGTGCCGAAGCTGCTGACCGCGCCGGACTTCGCCGTCGACGGGCAGCGGGCGGCGTTCCTCCAGACACCGGACGGCAAGACCAGCACCGCGTACCAGACCGAGCGGTTCGTCCCCGGCGGCGTCTACACCCTCAGCGTCTGGACCGCGGCCCGTGCGCCGCGCTACGAACCGGCCACCGGCCTGCGCTTCTACGACGCCACCGGCACGCAGATCCAGGAGACCAAGCTCGTCGCCGACCACTACGAGGGCGACGGCACCCTCGTCAGGCAGGAGTTCCCGGCGGCGACGGCCCCGGCCAAGGCGACAGCGGTGAAGTTCTTCGCCACGTCCACCCTCGACCGGCTGCACTGGGACTGCCTCGACCTGCAGCTGGCGGCGTACTCGGTGAAGAAGGAAGTGCAGAACCCGGCGACCGGCGCGTGGGCCTCGTTCGCGACGGTGACCGCGGGCGAAACCGCGCACTACCGCATCACGGTGACCAACGAGGGCACCCAGGACCTCACCGGCATCACGGTGCAGGACCCGTGGTGCGCCACGTCGTTCGCGCCGTTCCCGCTGGCCCCGGGCGCGAACCGGCAGCTGACCTGCGACCACCCGGACCTCACGGTGGCCGACAACGGGCACGTCAACACGGCGAAGGTCACCGGCGTCCACCACCCGGGCGGCACGCTCGGCGACAAGACGGCGTCGGCGACGATCACGGTGCTGCCGCCGCCGGCCATCGCGAAGATCGGCGACTTCGTCTGGGCCGACCGCAACCGCGACGGCCTGCAGGACCCGGACGAGCCCGGGGTCGCCGGCGTCAAGGTGACGCTGAAGGACGGCGCGGGCGGCACGGTCGGCACCACGGCGACCGACGACAAGGGCAAGTACGGCTTCGAGAAGCTGAAGGACGGCACGTACCAGGTCTGCTTCGCCGTGCCGGCGGACTTCACGGTGACCCGCCGCGACGCGGGCAGCGAAGACCGCGATTCGGACGCCGGCCCGGACGGCTGCACCGCACCGCGCACGGTGGGCGGCCCGTCCCACGAGGACTTCGCGGCGGACCTCGGGCTGCTCTCCCCGACCAACCGCATCGGCGACTTCGCCTGGGCCGACACCAACGGCGACGGCCGGCAGGACGCGGGCGAACCGGGTCTCGCCGGCGTCAAGGTGGTGCTGAAGGACGCGAGCGGCAAGGAAGTCTCGAGTCTCGTCACGGGCCCAGACGGCTCGTACGCCTTCGACGGCCTGGAGGACGGCACGTACCAGGTGTGCTTCACCGCGGACGGCCACCACCCGACGGCCAAGGACACCGGCGACGACACGGGTGACTCCGACGCGGACCCGGCGTCCGGCTGCGCGGACCCGCGCCCGCTGGGGCCCGGCAAGCGCGAAGACCGCACGGTGGACGCGGGGTTCGCCGCTACGGTGAGGGCATGA
- a CDS encoding PhoX family protein yields MPDRLLPLFPAHAGGRSPITCEYRCGNACAHPEPNESGNEYFGDIVKDMSRRRVFKAGAVLAATAGGLAALSGTAAAAPGGVSANGHGGPKPRPVPGTDFTPVPPNKLDAVSIPDGYAQRVVIRWGDPVVPGAPKFDFTKQTAAAQAKQFGYNNDFVGLIPQDPLGLTNLLVVNHEYTTELHMFPADQYDPANPTEEQVKIAWAAHGLSVLLTRRDPVHGGLEVVPSRYGRRITLDTIFEVRGPAAGSKYLKTSADPTGRKVRGTQNNCSGGVTPWGTVLSGEENIHQYFANSEKVTDPVAAARLKRYAIGTGASTRKWERFDKRWDVAQEPNEPNRFGWVVEIDPNDPNSTPIKHTALGRLKHEGANIKITADGRVAAYTGDDERFEYIYKFVSNGKYKPGKSAHARRHNSALLDDGTLYVARFTGDSPASEIDGKGTLPADGEFDGTGEWIPLASGNKSFVDGMTAEEVYVFTRQAADKVAATKMDRPEDIEPNPVNGRVYAALTNNSDRGAAGKAGVDEVNPRVANKNGQVLEWEEDCGDAASTRFAWRLLLVCGDPKAADTYYGGFPKDQVSPISCPDNVTFDRHGNLWVATDGNALGWNDGLFSVPVTGAERGHVKQFLSVPVGAETCGPVVTDNLVLVAVQHPGENAASSANPTSHWPDGGTAQPRPSLVSVWKKGRFGLPGRIGER; encoded by the coding sequence GTGCCCGACCGTCTGCTCCCGCTGTTCCCCGCGCACGCGGGTGGACGTTCCCCGATCACCTGCGAGTACCGCTGCGGCAACGCGTGCGCCCACCCGGAGCCGAACGAGTCCGGGAACGAGTACTTCGGCGACATCGTCAAGGACATGTCCCGCCGCCGGGTGTTCAAGGCCGGCGCCGTGCTCGCCGCCACCGCGGGCGGCCTCGCCGCGCTGTCCGGGACCGCGGCCGCCGCGCCCGGCGGCGTCTCGGCGAACGGCCACGGCGGCCCGAAGCCGCGTCCGGTCCCCGGGACGGACTTCACGCCCGTGCCGCCGAACAAGCTCGACGCGGTCAGCATCCCCGACGGCTACGCCCAGCGCGTGGTCATCCGCTGGGGCGACCCGGTCGTCCCGGGCGCGCCGAAGTTCGACTTCACCAAGCAGACCGCGGCCGCGCAGGCCAAGCAGTTCGGCTACAACAACGACTTCGTCGGCCTGATCCCGCAGGACCCGCTGGGCCTGACCAACCTGCTCGTGGTCAACCACGAGTACACGACCGAGCTGCACATGTTCCCGGCCGACCAGTACGACCCGGCCAACCCGACCGAGGAGCAGGTCAAGATCGCCTGGGCGGCGCACGGGCTGTCGGTGCTGCTGACCCGCCGCGACCCGGTCCACGGCGGCCTGGAGGTCGTGCCCAGCCGGTACGGCCGCCGGATCACGCTCGACACGATCTTCGAGGTCCGCGGCCCGGCCGCCGGCTCGAAGTACCTCAAGACGTCGGCCGACCCGACCGGGCGCAAGGTCCGCGGCACGCAGAACAACTGCTCCGGCGGCGTGACGCCGTGGGGCACCGTGCTCTCCGGCGAGGAGAACATCCACCAGTACTTCGCCAACTCCGAGAAGGTCACCGACCCGGTGGCGGCCGCGCGGCTGAAGCGGTACGCGATCGGCACCGGCGCCAGCACCCGCAAGTGGGAGCGGTTCGACAAGCGCTGGGACGTCGCGCAGGAGCCCAACGAGCCGAACCGGTTCGGCTGGGTCGTCGAGATCGACCCGAACGACCCGAACTCGACGCCGATCAAGCACACCGCGCTCGGCCGCCTCAAGCACGAGGGCGCGAACATCAAGATCACCGCCGACGGCCGCGTGGCCGCCTACACCGGTGACGACGAGCGGTTCGAGTACATCTACAAGTTCGTCTCGAACGGCAAGTACAAGCCGGGCAAGAGCGCGCACGCGCGGCGGCACAACTCGGCGCTGCTCGACGACGGCACCCTGTACGTCGCCCGGTTCACCGGCGACAGCCCGGCTTCGGAGATCGACGGCAAGGGCACGCTGCCTGCCGACGGCGAGTTCGACGGCACCGGCGAGTGGATCCCGCTGGCGAGCGGCAACAAGTCCTTTGTGGACGGCATGACCGCCGAGGAGGTCTACGTCTTCACCCGGCAGGCGGCCGACAAGGTCGCGGCCACGAAGATGGACCGCCCGGAGGACATCGAGCCCAACCCGGTCAACGGCCGGGTCTACGCGGCGCTGACCAACAACAGCGACCGCGGCGCGGCGGGCAAGGCGGGCGTCGACGAGGTGAACCCGCGGGTGGCCAACAAGAACGGCCAGGTCCTGGAGTGGGAGGAGGACTGCGGCGACGCGGCCTCGACCCGGTTCGCCTGGCGGCTGCTGCTGGTCTGCGGCGACCCGAAGGCGGCCGACACCTACTACGGCGGCTTCCCGAAGGACCAGGTCAGCCCGATCTCCTGCCCGGACAACGTCACCTTCGACCGGCACGGCAACCTGTGGGTCGCCACCGACGGCAACGCGCTGGGCTGGAACGACGGCCTGTTCTCGGTGCCGGTGACCGGCGCCGAGCGCGGCCACGTAAAGCAGTTCCTCTCGGTGCCGGTCGGCGCCGAGACCTGCGGCCCGGTCGTGACGGACAACCTGGTGCTCGTCGCGGTCCAGCACCCCGGCGAGAACGCGGCGAGCTCGGCGAACCCGACGTCGCACTGGCCCGACGGCGGCACCGCCCAGCCACGGCCGTCGCTGGTCTCGGTGTGGAAGAAGGGCCGCTTCGGGCTGCCCGGCCGCATCGGCGAGCGCTGA
- a CDS encoding MFS transporter translates to MSAEHHSSLLDAVKGQPKQVWITAFAAVIAFMGIGLVDPILLSIAKGLDATPSQVTLLFSSYLGVQVVAMLLTGAASARFGAKRTVLVGLTLIVAATALCAAAGSIEQLVGLRAVWGLGNAFFIATALSVIVGAATGGQGGAILLYEAALGVGLSVGPLLGALLGSISWRGPFAGTAILMAGALVLCAVFLKSDKHEKRTPVKLLDPLRALKHPGLLRTSVASALYTAAFFAVLAWSPFVLGWSAIAVGLVFCGWGLCVAVAGVALAPRLAARLGERHAAAAAVFGYAVLMLVLAVPSKPVLVVGIIVSGLVSGLLNTLFTGTAMSISDAPRPVASAGYNFCRWLGGAVAATLVGHVAEWFGSPQAPFVASAVLCVVAGALLSLRERQADSHSVPKEAVLVGEEF, encoded by the coding sequence ATGAGCGCTGAACACCACTCGAGCCTGCTGGACGCGGTCAAGGGCCAGCCCAAGCAGGTGTGGATCACCGCGTTCGCCGCGGTCATCGCCTTCATGGGGATCGGCCTGGTCGACCCGATCCTGCTGTCCATCGCCAAGGGCCTGGACGCGACGCCGTCGCAGGTCACGCTGCTCTTCTCGTCCTACCTCGGCGTCCAGGTCGTCGCGATGCTGCTCACCGGCGCGGCGAGCGCCCGGTTCGGCGCGAAGCGCACCGTCCTGGTCGGGCTGACGCTGATCGTCGCGGCCACCGCGTTGTGTGCGGCCGCCGGGTCGATCGAGCAGCTCGTCGGGCTGCGCGCGGTCTGGGGCCTCGGCAACGCCTTCTTCATCGCGACGGCGCTTTCGGTGATCGTCGGCGCCGCGACCGGCGGTCAGGGCGGCGCGATCCTGCTCTACGAGGCCGCCCTCGGCGTCGGCCTGTCGGTTGGCCCGCTGCTGGGCGCGCTGCTCGGCAGCATCTCGTGGCGCGGCCCGTTCGCCGGCACCGCGATCCTGATGGCCGGCGCGCTCGTGCTGTGCGCGGTCTTCCTCAAGAGCGACAAGCACGAGAAGCGGACGCCGGTCAAGCTGCTCGACCCGCTGCGCGCGCTCAAGCACCCCGGCCTGCTGCGCACGTCCGTCGCCTCGGCCCTGTACACCGCCGCGTTCTTCGCGGTGCTCGCCTGGTCGCCGTTCGTCCTCGGCTGGAGCGCGATCGCCGTCGGCCTCGTGTTCTGCGGCTGGGGCCTGTGCGTCGCGGTCGCCGGGGTCGCCCTCGCGCCGCGGCTGGCCGCCCGGCTCGGCGAACGGCACGCCGCCGCGGCCGCCGTCTTCGGGTACGCCGTGCTGATGCTGGTCCTCGCCGTGCCGAGCAAGCCGGTGCTCGTGGTGGGCATCATCGTCTCCGGGCTGGTGTCCGGCCTGCTGAACACGCTGTTCACCGGCACCGCGATGTCGATCAGCGACGCGCCGCGCCCGGTCGCCAGCGCGGGCTACAACTTCTGCCGCTGGCTGGGCGGCGCGGTCGCCGCGACGCTGGTCGGGCACGTCGCCGAGTGGTTCGGCTCGCCGCAGGCGCCGTTCGTCGCCTCGGCCGTGCTGTGCGTCGTCGCGGGCGCGCTGCTCTCGCTGCGGGAGCGCCAGGCCGACTCGCACTCGGTGCCGAAGGAAGCGGTGCTCGTCGGCGAAGAGTTCTAG